A genomic region of uncultured Paludibaculum sp. contains the following coding sequences:
- a CDS encoding glycoside hydrolase family 125 protein, with amino-acid sequence MSTRRQFLATAAALPAAFAQSKSFTSARPALEDRKFSSTAVEAAIAEITHAIRDPELAWLFANCFPNTLDTTVRFSEADGKPDTFVITGDINAMWLRDSTAQVWPYLPLAARDARLKSLLLGVIRRQAQCILIDPYANAFNFGPTGSEWAKDLTTMKPELHERKWEIDSLCYPVRLAYAYWKTTGDASCFDKTWREAAALTVKTFREQQRKKDHGPYRFQRSSPVASDTLPNSGYGNPAKPVGLIFSGFRPSDDACVFPFLVPSNFFAAQSLTQLAEIHTSALSDAGFARECTAFAQEVREALNTYAIVEHPVHGRIYAYEVDGYGGRLLMDDANVPSLMSLPYIDCVAPRDPVYQSTRKFILSDDNMFFYRGKAGAGLGGPHSGLDMIWPLGLIIQAITTDDANEIAACLATLKATHAGTGFMHESFHKNDPAKFTRKWFAWANTMFGELIYKVHRTRPDLLTA; translated from the coding sequence ATGAGTACTCGCCGTCAATTCCTCGCCACCGCCGCGGCCCTGCCCGCCGCATTCGCCCAATCGAAGAGTTTCACCAGCGCGCGCCCGGCGCTCGAGGATCGTAAGTTTTCGAGCACGGCCGTGGAAGCCGCCATCGCCGAGATCACTCACGCCATCAGGGATCCCGAACTCGCCTGGCTGTTCGCCAACTGCTTCCCCAACACTCTCGACACGACGGTGCGGTTCTCAGAGGCCGACGGCAAGCCAGATACATTCGTCATCACGGGCGACATCAACGCGATGTGGCTGCGCGACTCCACGGCGCAGGTGTGGCCCTACCTGCCGCTGGCCGCGCGCGACGCAAGGCTGAAGTCGCTGCTGCTGGGCGTCATCCGACGTCAGGCGCAGTGCATTCTCATCGACCCCTACGCCAACGCCTTCAACTTCGGCCCCACGGGCAGTGAATGGGCGAAGGATCTGACAACGATGAAGCCGGAATTGCACGAGCGGAAGTGGGAGATCGACTCGCTGTGTTATCCGGTGCGCTTGGCTTACGCCTATTGGAAGACCACCGGCGACGCTTCGTGCTTCGACAAGACGTGGCGTGAGGCCGCGGCCCTGACCGTGAAAACCTTCCGCGAACAGCAGCGTAAGAAGGACCATGGACCGTACCGCTTCCAACGGTCGTCGCCCGTGGCGTCGGATACGCTACCGAACAGCGGCTACGGCAATCCGGCTAAGCCCGTCGGCCTGATCTTCTCGGGCTTCCGGCCGTCGGACGACGCCTGCGTGTTTCCGTTCCTGGTGCCTTCGAACTTCTTCGCGGCGCAGTCGTTGACGCAACTGGCCGAAATCCACACGTCGGCACTATCCGATGCCGGGTTCGCCCGCGAGTGCACAGCCTTCGCGCAGGAGGTCCGCGAGGCGCTGAACACCTATGCCATCGTGGAGCACCCGGTGCATGGCCGCATCTACGCCTACGAAGTCGACGGCTATGGCGGCCGGCTGCTGATGGACGACGCGAACGTCCCCAGCCTGATGTCGCTGCCTTATATCGACTGCGTCGCGCCCCGGGATCCGGTGTATCAGAGCACGCGCAAGTTCATCCTGAGCGACGACAACATGTTCTTCTACCGTGGCAAGGCCGGCGCCGGACTGGGCGGGCCACACAGCGGGCTGGACATGATCTGGCCGCTGGGCCTCATCATTCAGGCCATCACCACGGACGACGCGAACGAGATCGCGGCCTGCCTGGCGACCCTGAAGGCCACGCATGCCGGAACGGGCTTCATGCACGAATCCTTCCACAAGAACGATCCGGCGAAGTTCACGCGCAAGTGGTTTGCCTGGGCCAACACGATGTTCGGCGAACTCATCTACAAGGTGCACCGGACACGGCCCGACCTGCTGACGGCCTAG
- a CDS encoding amidohydrolase/deacetylase family metallohydrolase has protein sequence MKLVIFAFLTVSLAAQPAYDLLIKGGHVVDAKNNVNRVMDVAVANGRIAAVASNIDAATAKRVVQASGLYVTPGLIDMHAHVYAGTGLKALTGDLSVYPDPIAFRSGVTTMVDAGTSGWRNFPDFRERVIDRAKTRVLAFLNIGAVGMAPKGENSPSDMDPDEAIRMTEANKEIIVGFKVAHFAHGGWLDIDNAEKAGKATKRPVMVDFGSTDADRNISTLLLDKLRPGDIYTHCYSGRRLEVLPGGKWNPVMQEGRKRGIIFDVGHGGGSFYWPVVLPAIQQKFLPDTISTDLHMGSINSGMKDMLNVMSKMLVLGMTVDDVIKRSTWNPAQEIQRPELGNLDVGAEADITVLRVEKGQFGFLDSAGARYPGTQRFVAELTVRKGVVMWDLNGIAAPDWKSHDYGKTLKVFAK, from the coding sequence ATGAAACTGGTGATATTTGCATTCTTAACAGTCTCGCTGGCCGCTCAACCGGCGTACGATCTGCTGATCAAGGGCGGACACGTCGTCGACGCCAAGAACAACGTGAACCGTGTCATGGATGTCGCGGTCGCCAATGGACGCATCGCGGCCGTGGCGTCGAACATCGACGCGGCTACGGCCAAGCGGGTCGTACAGGCATCGGGCCTGTATGTGACTCCAGGGCTCATCGACATGCACGCCCACGTGTACGCGGGCACCGGCTTGAAGGCACTCACCGGCGATCTGAGCGTCTACCCGGACCCAATCGCATTCCGCAGCGGCGTGACGACGATGGTCGACGCGGGCACCTCGGGGTGGCGGAACTTCCCGGATTTCCGGGAACGGGTCATCGATCGGGCAAAGACCCGGGTGCTGGCCTTTCTAAATATTGGAGCCGTGGGCATGGCGCCGAAGGGCGAGAACAGTCCCTCGGACATGGATCCCGATGAGGCGATCCGGATGACCGAGGCGAACAAGGAAATCATCGTCGGCTTCAAAGTCGCGCATTTCGCGCATGGCGGCTGGTTGGACATCGACAATGCGGAGAAGGCGGGCAAGGCGACGAAGCGGCCGGTGATGGTCGACTTCGGCAGCACGGATGCGGACCGCAACATCAGCACGCTGCTGCTGGATAAGCTGCGGCCCGGCGACATCTATACGCACTGCTACTCCGGCCGGCGTCTGGAAGTGCTGCCGGGCGGCAAATGGAATCCGGTGATGCAGGAAGGGCGGAAGCGCGGCATCATCTTCGATGTCGGCCATGGCGGCGGCAGCTTCTATTGGCCGGTGGTCCTGCCGGCGATCCAGCAGAAGTTCCTGCCGGACACGATCTCCACCGATCTGCACATGGGCAGCATCAATAGCGGTATGAAGGACATGCTCAACGTGATGTCGAAGATGCTGGTGTTGGGCATGACCGTGGATGACGTAATCAAGAGGTCCACATGGAATCCGGCGCAGGAGATCCAGCGGCCCGAGCTCGGCAATCTGGATGTGGGCGCGGAAGCGGACATCACGGTACTCCGCGTGGAGAAGGGGCAGTTCGGCTTCCTCGATAGTGCCGGTGCCCGGTATCCCGGCACGCAGCGGTTCGTGGCCGAACTGACCGTGCGCAAGGGCGTAGTGATGTGGGACCTGAACGGCATCGCGGCTCCGGATTGGAAGTCGCATGACTACGGAAAGACATTGAAGGTCTTTGCGAAATGA
- a CDS encoding DUF362 domain-containing protein: MITSRREFLASAAAGTLLRQAPFFGLHPFIEANPKAVFIRRTKVPQKMDSARKLQEGLELAREIFVPKPQGGIPTTHKILLKPNITSVRSRRPEVDNWGTGTDPDFYEGLILGLKELGLKRFHFAEANLYYAWHYRGFMDIHQRHGVKMNEPEQRFDTRRRNPEVVWSTVPDAVVYKRIPHFAPTNESDTWLLNIAKWKGHSMCLTQSVKNEQGLVAFPYVRFCPGWSMVTGCPDHMKENIAQNVEKRVETFFENHRRIGYERYNVPPEQKVSPIAQEIWAHKTCDNQSVLKTGLAMIEGIYGRDGDGFDIGNDYLTNLVMFGTDKFRLDLIGLWLGGHEPGNINLYRIAKERGLSDTFNPWDVPVYEWVNGRAEPRKLSDFQRTPLKSPYLVKQGEPMLHLTAERFDYDKYKA; encoded by the coding sequence ATGATCACTTCCCGACGGGAGTTTCTAGCCTCCGCAGCCGCTGGGACGTTGCTGCGCCAGGCGCCGTTTTTCGGCCTGCATCCCTTTATTGAGGCGAACCCGAAGGCTGTGTTCATCCGGCGGACGAAGGTGCCGCAAAAGATGGACTCGGCGCGCAAGCTGCAGGAAGGGCTGGAACTGGCTCGTGAGATCTTCGTGCCGAAACCGCAGGGCGGCATTCCCACTACCCACAAGATTCTCTTGAAGCCCAACATTACGAGCGTCCGCAGCCGGCGGCCTGAGGTGGACAACTGGGGTACCGGCACGGATCCGGACTTCTACGAGGGGCTGATCCTCGGCCTGAAAGAGCTGGGTCTGAAGCGCTTTCATTTCGCGGAGGCGAATCTCTATTACGCCTGGCACTACCGCGGCTTCATGGACATTCACCAGCGGCACGGGGTGAAGATGAACGAGCCGGAGCAGCGGTTCGACACGCGGCGGCGCAACCCGGAAGTGGTGTGGAGCACGGTGCCGGACGCGGTGGTCTACAAGCGGATTCCGCACTTCGCCCCCACGAATGAGAGCGACACGTGGCTGCTGAATATCGCCAAGTGGAAGGGGCACAGCATGTGCCTCACGCAGTCCGTGAAGAATGAGCAGGGGTTGGTGGCGTTCCCCTACGTGCGGTTCTGTCCGGGGTGGTCGATGGTGACCGGCTGTCCGGACCATATGAAGGAGAACATCGCGCAGAACGTGGAGAAGCGAGTCGAGACGTTCTTCGAGAATCACAGGCGTATCGGCTACGAGCGGTACAACGTGCCTCCGGAACAGAAGGTGTCGCCGATCGCGCAGGAGATCTGGGCCCACAAGACGTGCGACAACCAGAGCGTGCTGAAGACCGGGCTGGCGATGATCGAAGGTATCTATGGGCGGGATGGCGATGGCTTCGATATCGGCAACGACTACCTGACCAACCTGGTGATGTTCGGCACAGACAAGTTCCGGCTGGATCTGATCGGTCTCTGGTTGGGCGGCCACGAGCCGGGCAATATCAACCTGTACCGGATTGCCAAGGAGCGCGGGCTGTCGGACACGTTCAATCCGTGGGACGTGCCGGTGTACGAATGGGTGAATGGCCGGGCGGAGCCGCGGAAGTTGAGCGACTTCCAGCGGACTCCGCTGAAGAGCCCCTACCTGGTCAAACAGGGTGAGCCGATGTTGCACCTGACGGCCGAGCGGTTCGACTACGACAAGTACAAGGCTTAG
- a CDS encoding sugar phosphate isomerase/epimerase, with protein sequence MQTLSRRQCLGALAAGAAALQAEPAGMPAGFQVYPLRQALAKDFPGTLRQMAEIGYKTTEMCSPPGYVSSGFGGLVSMPASEMKKIITDAGLRCESCHYGAKELKENLDERIAFAKELGLKQMILSSFGLPQTATLDDWKKAADGLNTTAAKMQKAGIQCGFHNHNGEFKELEGVLIYDELMRRLDPKLVKMQFQVAVVSLGFQAATYMQKYPGRILSLHLADWDSATKKSVAVGKGVVDWKQLFAAAHKSGVKNYFVEVDFDAMQESYPFLQSLKV encoded by the coding sequence ATGCAAACCCTTTCCAGACGTCAATGCCTCGGAGCCCTGGCGGCCGGAGCCGCCGCCCTCCAGGCCGAACCAGCCGGTATGCCGGCCGGCTTCCAGGTCTATCCTCTCCGCCAGGCCCTGGCCAAGGACTTCCCCGGTACCCTCCGTCAGATGGCCGAAATCGGTTACAAGACCACGGAAATGTGCTCGCCACCCGGCTACGTCAGTTCGGGCTTCGGCGGACTCGTCTCCATGCCCGCCTCCGAGATGAAGAAGATCATCACCGACGCCGGATTACGCTGCGAAAGCTGCCACTATGGGGCCAAGGAGCTCAAGGAGAACCTCGACGAACGCATCGCCTTCGCCAAGGAACTCGGCCTCAAACAGATGATCCTCTCCAGCTTCGGCCTGCCCCAGACGGCCACGCTCGACGACTGGAAGAAGGCGGCCGACGGCCTCAATACCACCGCCGCGAAGATGCAGAAGGCCGGCATCCAGTGCGGCTTCCACAATCACAACGGGGAGTTCAAGGAGCTCGAAGGAGTCCTCATCTACGACGAACTCATGCGCCGCCTCGACCCCAAGCTCGTCAAGATGCAGTTCCAGGTCGCTGTCGTCAGCCTCGGCTTCCAAGCGGCCACCTACATGCAAAAGTACCCCGGCCGCATCCTCTCGCTTCATCTAGCCGATTGGGACAGCGCGACCAAGAAGAGTGTCGCCGTCGGCAAGGGCGTAGTCGACTGGAAGCAACTCTTCGCCGCGGCCCACAAGAGCGGAGTGAAGAACTACTTTGTCGAGGTCGACTTCGACGCCATGCAGGAGAGCTACCCGTTCCTGCAAAGCCTGAAGGTCTAG
- a CDS encoding Gfo/Idh/MocA family oxidoreductase, whose amino-acid sequence MSSNLDRRSFVGSAAATSAFTIVPRAVLGGTGYVAPSDKLTLAHIGMGTQSFTELGGLLANPKIQIVAVCDPNRASNNYVEWGKGSIRNTIRRILDQPDWQAGETGCPGGRDIGKEVIDAYYAKQRATDQFRSVTAYADFRELLDKERDIDAVKIMTPDHLHATVSIAAMKRGKHVVVHKPLANRMYEARLVIETARKTGCATHFLPYGAGDGNRRICARINEGAIGTLREIHNWSNRPVWPQYTEIPKDSPAPPPGFDWDLWLGPALERPYHPNYTNAVFRGWYDFGGGSMADMGIYSLWPVFTELNLPSPVSADAWATHTNIIEEQVSKRNKNDFAFPTACTIHFTFPSRGGSPAPELFWYDGGIKPRLPAELEAANIEWPIEGILFVGDQGKIFAGFNGQMPQVAAKGKIEPLFPGEAPPRRDGGQAERVNVWLPSFLGGPPSPGNFLNAAGISDAVTLGTVSLRAGRKVLLDSENMKITNLPEANRFLYREYRKGWEL is encoded by the coding sequence ATGTCATCCAACCTCGACCGACGCTCCTTCGTCGGTTCCGCTGCCGCCACCAGCGCCTTCACCATCGTGCCGCGTGCCGTCCTCGGCGGTACCGGCTATGTTGCCCCCAGCGATAAACTCACCCTCGCCCACATCGGGATGGGCACTCAGAGCTTCACCGAACTCGGCGGCCTTCTGGCCAACCCGAAGATCCAGATCGTCGCCGTCTGCGACCCCAACCGCGCCTCCAACAACTACGTCGAATGGGGTAAGGGCTCCATCCGCAACACCATCCGTCGCATTCTCGATCAGCCCGACTGGCAGGCCGGCGAGACCGGCTGCCCCGGCGGCCGCGACATCGGCAAAGAGGTCATCGACGCCTACTACGCCAAGCAGCGCGCCACTGACCAGTTCCGTTCCGTCACCGCGTATGCGGACTTCCGCGAACTCCTCGACAAGGAGCGCGACATCGATGCCGTCAAGATCATGACGCCCGATCACCTGCACGCCACGGTCTCCATCGCCGCCATGAAGCGCGGTAAACACGTCGTCGTCCACAAGCCCCTGGCCAACCGCATGTACGAGGCCCGGCTCGTCATCGAGACCGCCCGCAAGACCGGCTGCGCCACCCATTTCCTGCCCTACGGAGCCGGCGACGGCAACCGCCGCATCTGCGCGCGCATCAACGAAGGCGCCATCGGAACCCTCCGCGAGATCCACAACTGGTCCAATCGCCCCGTCTGGCCGCAATACACCGAGATCCCCAAGGACTCGCCCGCTCCGCCGCCCGGCTTCGATTGGGACCTCTGGCTCGGTCCCGCGCTCGAGCGCCCCTACCACCCCAACTACACCAACGCCGTCTTTCGAGGCTGGTACGACTTCGGCGGAGGCTCCATGGCCGACATGGGTATCTACAGCCTCTGGCCCGTCTTCACTGAGTTGAATCTCCCCTCACCCGTCAGTGCGGACGCCTGGGCCACCCACACCAATATCATTGAGGAGCAGGTCAGCAAGCGGAACAAAAACGACTTCGCTTTCCCCACGGCCTGCACTATCCACTTCACTTTCCCGTCCCGCGGCGGCTCACCCGCGCCGGAGCTCTTCTGGTACGACGGCGGCATCAAGCCCCGCCTGCCCGCCGAACTCGAGGCCGCCAACATCGAGTGGCCCATCGAGGGCATCCTCTTCGTCGGTGACCAGGGCAAGATCTTCGCGGGGTTCAACGGCCAGATGCCGCAGGTTGCCGCCAAGGGCAAGATCGAGCCGCTCTTTCCGGGAGAAGCTCCGCCCCGTCGCGACGGCGGCCAAGCCGAGCGCGTCAACGTTTGGCTGCCATCCTTCCTGGGCGGCCCGCCCTCGCCCGGCAACTTTCTCAACGCCGCCGGTATCTCCGACGCCGTCACCCTCGGAACCGTCTCCCTGCGAGCCGGCCGCAAGGTCCTGCTCGACAGCGAGAATATGAAGATCACCAACCTGCCTGAAGCCAACCGCTTCCTTTACCGCGAATACCGCAAGGGCTGGGAGCTCTAA
- a CDS encoding metallophosphoesterase family protein — MNRRSFVAATLAAPAVPSSAAPTESAPGRPALRCSPDGTFRILAISDLHYTPRIDVHGIALAERLIDTEKPNLVVVNGDCLSGKDSQSESELRTSIGHVAAAMEKKQVPWAITFGNHDQEHCPKTQIGKEAVLAIYSAYPHNLNGGYARGLHGAGNKNLVVWNAAGTKPVYSVWLLDSQDYFQDGKNRSYDWIHTDQVLWYYQTSSELEKQHGAKVPGLMFFHIPLCEFNEMVNHAKIIGTRQEHESPSPVNSGLFAALLDRGDVRGVYCGHDHVNNYVGRWRGIELGYDGSLGHYTYPHVQPDDPSNLHVRGGRVFEITDGAPARHRTWMRFKDGSKNWESLSDAYIHDQIKD; from the coding sequence ATGAACAGAAGATCCTTCGTCGCCGCCACTCTCGCCGCGCCCGCCGTCCCTTCCTCCGCAGCCCCGACGGAATCTGCCCCTGGCCGCCCCGCTCTCCGCTGCAGTCCCGATGGCACCTTCCGCATCCTCGCCATCTCCGACCTCCACTACACCCCGCGCATTGATGTCCATGGCATCGCGCTCGCGGAACGCCTCATCGACACCGAAAAACCCAATCTGGTGGTCGTCAACGGCGACTGCCTCTCCGGCAAGGACAGCCAATCGGAATCCGAGCTCCGCACCTCCATCGGCCACGTCGCTGCTGCGATGGAGAAAAAGCAGGTCCCCTGGGCCATCACCTTCGGCAACCACGACCAGGAGCACTGCCCCAAAACCCAGATCGGCAAGGAGGCCGTTCTCGCCATCTACTCCGCCTATCCCCACAACCTCAACGGCGGCTACGCTCGCGGACTCCACGGAGCCGGCAACAAAAACCTCGTTGTCTGGAATGCCGCCGGGACCAAACCCGTCTACTCCGTCTGGCTACTCGATTCCCAGGACTACTTCCAGGATGGGAAGAATCGCTCCTACGACTGGATCCACACCGATCAGGTTCTCTGGTACTACCAGACATCCTCCGAACTCGAGAAGCAGCACGGAGCCAAGGTCCCGGGCCTCATGTTCTTTCACATTCCCCTCTGCGAGTTCAACGAAATGGTGAACCACGCCAAGATCATCGGTACACGGCAGGAACACGAGTCGCCCTCGCCAGTGAACAGCGGGCTCTTCGCGGCGCTGCTCGACCGCGGCGATGTCCGCGGTGTCTATTGCGGTCACGACCATGTCAACAACTACGTCGGCCGTTGGCGGGGCATCGAACTCGGCTACGATGGCTCCCTCGGCCACTACACGTATCCGCACGTGCAGCCGGACGACCCGTCGAACCTCCACGTTCGCGGCGGCCGGGTCTTTGAGATCACGGATGGCGCCCCCGCTCGCCACAGGACGTGGATGCGCTTCAAGGATGGCTCCAAGAACTGGGAGTCCCTCTCGGATGCCTATATCCACGACCAGATCAAGGATTAG
- a CDS encoding RDD family protein, giving the protein MTVRRFRWVFLDLLGLIFGLTGYFSERPAFAASIEWTNGSYAFSGGTQPWSLGLSAVIVVAFILLMRAKRVESAGPLPGLLIRFAAFWIDFLLALFAFAPLYGAVPVIVEWRRTGAFAWFVERNIRVASDVPVVLLSMALLMVGLLFHFTIPFVLRRPSPGACVAGYQVVADEGYSLSLERVLLRNFVGYFALCTAWIAPFAGRDKQAGKFWLDKLFHTRAVLLD; this is encoded by the coding sequence ATGACGGTTCGCCGTTTTCGATGGGTCTTTCTTGACCTGCTTGGCTTGATTTTTGGCCTGACCGGCTACTTCTCGGAAAGGCCCGCGTTCGCAGCTTCCATCGAATGGACCAATGGAAGCTACGCGTTTTCAGGTGGCACACAACCGTGGTCTCTCGGCCTTTCAGCGGTAATCGTCGTTGCCTTCATACTGCTCATGCGTGCGAAACGCGTAGAATCGGCGGGACCGCTCCCTGGACTGTTGATCCGCTTCGCCGCATTCTGGATCGACTTCCTGCTGGCGCTGTTCGCATTCGCTCCACTTTATGGTGCCGTGCCGGTGATCGTTGAATGGAGACGCACCGGAGCTTTCGCATGGTTCGTTGAACGAAACATACGCGTAGCCAGCGATGTTCCTGTGGTGCTGCTATCGATGGCCTTGCTGATGGTCGGCTTGTTGTTCCACTTCACCATCCCGTTCGTCCTGCGCAGGCCGTCCCCCGGAGCCTGTGTGGCGGGCTACCAGGTCGTGGCGGATGAGGGCTACTCCCTGTCGCTCGAGCGGGTGTTGCTCAGGAATTTCGTTGGCTATTTTGCGCTTTGCACGGCCTGGATCGCGCCATTTGCCGGCCGCGACAAGCAGGCCGGCAAGTTCTGGCTCGATAAGCTCTTCCACACGCGGGCCGTGCTTCTGGACTGA
- a CDS encoding DJ-1/PfpI family protein, translating into MSKILIITGDAGESYEALYAVHRFQEEGWEAVVAAPSRRRLNLVMHDFEPGWDTYIERPGYGLVADLAFDDVQVEDYVAVLLLGGRAPEYLRNDAKLREIVREFDARGQWIFSICHGVQVLAAAGLARGRRLTCYEHVRYEVEQAGGTFVNEQTVRDGRIISAQTWQSHPSFYREIFAQLAGQPDAARS; encoded by the coding sequence ATGTCCAAGATCCTGATCATCACGGGCGACGCCGGTGAGTCCTATGAAGCACTCTATGCCGTGCACCGGTTCCAAGAGGAGGGCTGGGAGGCGGTGGTCGCGGCTCCTTCGCGGCGGCGGCTGAACCTGGTCATGCACGATTTCGAGCCCGGTTGGGACACCTACATCGAACGCCCCGGCTACGGTCTCGTAGCCGACTTGGCATTCGACGACGTCCAGGTCGAGGACTATGTCGCGGTGCTCCTGCTCGGTGGCAGGGCGCCGGAATACCTGCGGAACGACGCGAAACTGCGCGAGATCGTTCGCGAGTTCGACGCTCGGGGGCAGTGGATCTTCTCGATCTGCCACGGCGTGCAGGTACTGGCGGCGGCGGGTCTGGCGCGTGGCCGGCGGTTGACCTGCTACGAACATGTCCGGTACGAGGTGGAGCAGGCCGGCGGCACCTTCGTGAACGAGCAGACGGTGCGGGACGGCCGCATCATCTCCGCGCAGACGTGGCAATCGCACCCCTCGTTTTATCGCGAGATATTCGCGCAGTTGGCCGGGCAGCCGGATGCCGCTCGATCCTGA
- a CDS encoding alpha/beta hydrolase: MPLDPEVAALLERQKGLPPRSSLSVAATRDRMREAGALAGPPPPLALVEDLPLPGPLGARHYSPTEDAGQPVVLYFHGGRFFSGDLESHDTVCRLLAVAAGCRVIAVDYRLAPEHPFPAAAEDACRALEWVSKQGVPVAIAGDSAGANLAAVAALALRTPAVRCQVLIYPMIDAQCGSPSFAEYADGYGPGAVDMKRGWSEYLPEGTDPCNPLASPLYARDTVGMPPAFILTAEYDTLRDEGEAYARELMESGNLVQLRRYPGTIHGFFVMPGTLRLAREAMRDVAAFLRLHLGLTR, from the coding sequence ATGCCGCTCGATCCTGAAGTCGCGGCCTTGCTGGAGCGGCAGAAGGGCCTGCCGCCGCGTTCCTCGCTGAGTGTCGCCGCCACGCGGGACAGGATGCGCGAGGCCGGAGCCCTGGCCGGGCCCCCGCCGCCGCTCGCGCTGGTGGAGGACCTCCCGTTGCCCGGGCCGTTGGGGGCCCGGCACTATAGCCCCACGGAGGATGCTGGGCAGCCGGTCGTCCTGTACTTTCACGGAGGCCGGTTCTTCAGTGGCGATCTCGAAAGTCACGATACCGTTTGCCGTCTGCTGGCCGTCGCCGCCGGCTGCCGCGTGATCGCCGTCGATTACCGACTGGCGCCGGAGCATCCGTTTCCCGCCGCGGCCGAGGACGCGTGCCGGGCGTTGGAATGGGTCTCCAAGCAGGGCGTACCGGTTGCGATTGCGGGCGACAGCGCTGGAGCCAACCTGGCCGCGGTGGCGGCCTTGGCTCTGCGCACCCCGGCCGTGCGCTGCCAGGTTTTGATCTACCCCATGATTGACGCCCAATGCGGCTCACCTTCGTTCGCCGAGTACGCCGACGGCTACGGCCCCGGGGCCGTCGATATGAAGCGGGGTTGGTCCGAGTACCTGCCGGAGGGAACAGATCCGTGCAATCCCCTCGCGTCGCCGCTCTACGCCCGGGACACGGTCGGCATGCCGCCGGCATTCATCCTCACCGCGGAGTACGACACGCTGCGAGACGAAGGGGAAGCCTATGCTCGAGAGCTGATGGAGTCCGGCAATCTGGTGCAACTGCGCCGGTATCCGGGCACGATCCACGGGTTTTTCGTGATGCCTGGAACCTTACGGCTCGCTCGCGAGGCGATGCGCGATGTGGCCGCGTTCCTGCGGCTCCACCTCGGATTGACGCGGTGA
- a CDS encoding RHS repeat-associated core domain-containing protein has translation MFTGKERDGETGLDYFGARYFSGAQGRFTTPDWSAKPAPIPFADLSDPQSLNLYAYVRNSPLKNRDPDGHICIFGMGNTCTTVSPPKPVRIPPPSIDTRTMLTLSGVSVRYNNHTVSDKRVRTALDGIMMSFGKSVNVVSGDRNVVPKGGATKSAHLTGQAADFHIISVADNTAFQKLQENSSPVSEGLRLIKHGPFTQTEAAHLHLDSRNDPDSATSFMTEGTEETNRGVYTTVAKPKEEEK, from the coding sequence ATGTTCACCGGCAAAGAACGGGATGGGGAAACGGGCCTGGATTACTTCGGGGCTCGGTACTTCTCGGGGGCGCAGGGCAGGTTTACGACGCCGGATTGGTCTGCCAAGCCGGCGCCTATTCCGTTTGCGGATCTCAGCGACCCACAATCACTGAATCTCTACGCCTACGTCAGGAACAGTCCCTTAAAGAACAGGGACCCTGACGGTCACATTTGCATTTTTGGAATGGGAAATACCTGTACGACGGTTTCACCGCCCAAACCGGTGAGGATTCCGCCACCCAGTATTGACACACGTACAATGCTGACACTGTCTGGCGTCAGCGTCAGATACAACAACCATACCGTCTCAGACAAACGGGTTCGAACGGCCCTTGATGGCATTATGATGTCGTTCGGAAAATCCGTCAACGTTGTGAGTGGGGACCGGAACGTCGTGCCGAAAGGCGGAGCGACGAAGAGCGCTCATTTGACCGGGCAAGCTGCCGACTTTCACATAATTAGTGTTGCGGACAATACTGCCTTTCAGAAGCTACAGGAAAACAGCAGTCCCGTCAGCGAAGGACTAAGACTCATCAAGCATGGGCCATTCACTCAGACTGAAGCCGCGCACTTGCACCTGGACTCCCGTAACGATCCAGACTCGGCCACTAGCTTCATGACCGAGGGAACGGAGGAGACAAATCGCGGTGTCTACACGACGGTCGCAAAGCCGAAAGAAGAGGAGAAATAG